In the Bacillus shivajii genome, one interval contains:
- a CDS encoding acyl-CoA dehydrogenase, protein MNFSLTKEQIMIRDMVRDFAQKEVKPIAEEVDRTERFPIENFNKMGELGLLGIPFPEEYGGSGGDTISYILAVEEIGKACGSTGLSYAAAVSLGASPLYYFGTEEQKKEHLIPLAKGESLGAFGLTEPNAGSDAGGTRTKAVLEGDEYVINGEKCWITNTSYARTVIVTAVNGVDDRGKKKISAFIVPTDSKGLTIRSEYEKMGVRGSNTTELVLEDVRVPKENILGDPDKGFNQFLYTLDGGRISIAALAVGVGQAAYEAALEYSKERKQFGKPIGSFQAIQFKLADMAMELELARNMVHKAAWLKDNEKPFKKEAAYAKLFASEAAMRACNQAIQIHGGYGYMREYHVERFLRDAKLLEIGEGTSEVQRMVIAREIGCPR, encoded by the coding sequence ATGAATTTTTCATTAACGAAAGAACAAATCATGATACGGGATATGGTAAGGGATTTTGCGCAGAAAGAAGTAAAACCAATTGCAGAAGAAGTCGATCGTACAGAAAGGTTCCCAATTGAAAACTTTAATAAAATGGGTGAACTTGGACTATTGGGTATTCCATTCCCAGAAGAATATGGTGGGTCTGGCGGAGATACAATCTCTTATATTCTAGCTGTTGAAGAAATTGGGAAAGCATGTGGAAGCACAGGGCTTAGCTATGCAGCTGCTGTTTCCTTAGGTGCATCACCTCTTTATTATTTCGGAACAGAAGAACAGAAAAAAGAACATCTCATTCCACTTGCAAAAGGGGAAAGTTTAGGAGCGTTTGGGTTAACGGAGCCAAATGCTGGTTCAGATGCAGGAGGAACGAGAACGAAAGCAGTTCTTGAAGGTGATGAATATGTCATCAATGGTGAAAAGTGCTGGATTACAAATACAAGTTACGCACGTACGGTTATTGTCACTGCAGTAAATGGCGTAGATGATCGTGGCAAGAAGAAAATTTCTGCATTTATCGTACCAACTGATTCAAAAGGATTAACGATTCGTAGTGAGTACGAAAAGATGGGGGTACGCGGCTCCAATACGACCGAATTAGTGTTAGAAGATGTGAGAGTACCAAAGGAAAATATATTAGGTGATCCAGATAAAGGCTTTAATCAATTTTTGTATACGCTTGATGGTGGACGTATTTCGATTGCAGCTCTTGCAGTTGGTGTCGGTCAAGCGGCTTACGAAGCAGCACTTGAATACAGTAAGGAACGAAAACAGTTCGGAAAGCCGATCGGAAGCTTCCAAGCGATTCAGTTTAAGTTAGCGGATATGGCGATGGAATTAGAGTTAGCACGCAATATGGTTCATAAAGCTGCATGGTTAAAAGACAATGAAAAACCATTTAAAAAAGAGGCAGCATATGCAAAGCTTTTTGCTTCAGAAGCAGCGATGAGAGCTTGTAACCAAGCGATTCAAATTCACGGTGGTTACGGGTATATGCGTGAATATCATGTAGAACGTTTTTTACGTGATGCAAAGCTTTTAGAGATCGGAGAAGGTACATCAGAAGTTCAACGTATGGTTATTGCTAGAGAAATTGGTTGTCCAAGATAG
- a CDS encoding acetyl-CoA carboxylase biotin carboxylase subunit, whose product MYNKILIANRGEIAVRIIKTCKRLGIKTIAVYSEADKESVHVKMADESFLLGGSRVNESYLNMDRVLEAAKTMNADAVHPGYGFLSENTEFAKKAEDAGITFIGPKSGVIEKMGNKIQARESMVRAEVPVIPGKTLSNTDESTVLKAAREIGYPVMLKAAAGGGGIGMQKVDHEKEMMKVLPSVMKKAETFFGSAEVYLEKFIENPRHIEAQIAGDESGNVVCLGERDCSIQRRHQKIVEEAPSTFLSNEGRKKLFDTAVKAGEAISYTNVGTVEFLVDENENIYFLEMNTRLQVEHPVTEEVTGLDLVEWQIHLALGKEIATFLDRGDTAVHAIEVRIYAEDPKTFFPSPGKLETWQFPEQEGIRYDFGVEEGATISPFYDPMIGKVIGKGTSRDDVIEKLIHCLEQAEVKGIKTNIPMLLDTLRHSVFKEGKATTNFVQEYFILASK is encoded by the coding sequence ATGTATAACAAAATTTTAATTGCAAATCGTGGCGAAATTGCCGTAAGAATTATAAAAACATGTAAGCGACTTGGGATCAAAACAATTGCTGTATATTCCGAAGCAGATAAAGAGAGCGTACACGTGAAGATGGCAGATGAATCATTTTTATTAGGTGGTTCGCGTGTGAATGAAAGTTATTTAAATATGGACCGTGTACTAGAGGCTGCAAAAACGATGAATGCTGATGCGGTTCACCCAGGGTATGGTTTTCTATCAGAAAACACAGAGTTTGCGAAAAAAGCAGAAGATGCAGGGATTACATTTATCGGGCCAAAATCTGGAGTCATTGAAAAAATGGGGAACAAAATTCAAGCCCGTGAATCGATGGTTCGTGCAGAGGTTCCAGTGATTCCTGGAAAAACATTATCGAATACAGATGAAAGCACCGTATTAAAAGCAGCAAGGGAGATCGGTTATCCAGTCATGCTTAAAGCTGCAGCCGGTGGCGGCGGTATTGGTATGCAAAAAGTCGACCATGAAAAAGAAATGATGAAAGTTCTTCCTTCTGTTATGAAAAAAGCGGAAACATTTTTTGGCTCAGCGGAAGTATATTTGGAAAAATTTATCGAAAATCCGAGGCATATTGAAGCACAAATTGCAGGAGATGAGTCAGGAAATGTCGTATGTTTAGGGGAGAGGGACTGCTCAATTCAACGCAGGCACCAAAAAATTGTCGAAGAGGCTCCTTCAACGTTTTTATCAAATGAGGGACGTAAAAAGTTATTTGATACAGCGGTTAAGGCAGGTGAGGCGATCAGCTATACGAATGTTGGAACTGTCGAATTTTTAGTCGATGAAAATGAAAATATTTATTTCCTTGAAATGAATACACGTCTTCAAGTAGAGCACCCAGTAACAGAGGAAGTAACTGGACTAGATTTAGTCGAGTGGCAAATTCACTTGGCGTTAGGAAAAGAAATTGCAACGTTTTTAGATCGAGGAGATACAGCTGTTCACGCGATTGAAGTACGTATTTATGCTGAAGATCCAAAAACGTTTTTCCCTTCACCTGGAAAGCTTGAAACGTGGCAGTTCCCAGAGCAAGAAGGGATTCGTTATGACTTTGGAGTAGAAGAAGGAGCAACAATATCCCCGTTTTATGATCCAATGATCGGGAAAGTCATTGGAAAAGGAACATCAAGAGACGATGTGATTGAAAAGCTCATTCATTGTTTAGAACAAGCAGAAGTAAAAGGAATTAAAACAAACATTCCAATGCTTTTAGATACGCTTCGTCATTCAGTTTTTAAAGAAGGAAAAGCAACGACAAATTTTGTTCAGGAATACTTTATTCTTGCTTCAAAATAA
- a CDS encoding acetyl-CoA carboxylase biotin carboxyl carrier protein subunit, whose protein sequence is MKEIKTNMAGNVWKVQVTPGDEVKVGQEVVILESMKMEIPITAEVEGIVDELKVEEGGFVNEEDVLMTLKD, encoded by the coding sequence ATGAAAGAAATTAAAACAAATATGGCAGGAAATGTATGGAAAGTTCAAGTTACACCAGGAGACGAAGTGAAGGTTGGTCAAGAAGTTGTTATTTTAGAATCAATGAAAATGGAAATTCCGATTACTGCAGAAGTAGAAGGAATTGTTGATGAATTAAAAGTCGAAGAAGGCGGATTCGTTAATGAAGAAGATGTATTAATGACGTTAAAGGATTAA